The following proteins are encoded in a genomic region of Mycolicibacterium confluentis:
- a CDS encoding DUF1330 domain-containing protein, translating to MAAKGYVIITEDIKDPEGMKEYAKLAMPSMGKAKIVAVDTKPEVLEGSWHGSQTVVLEFESVDAAKEWYYSDEYQAAVKLRQAAADCNGVILAGFPS from the coding sequence TTGGCAGCCAAGGGTTACGTCATCATCACCGAGGACATCAAGGACCCCGAGGGCATGAAGGAGTACGCCAAGCTGGCCATGCCCTCCATGGGTAAGGCCAAGATCGTTGCCGTGGACACCAAGCCCGAGGTCCTCGAGGGCAGCTGGCACGGATCACAGACCGTCGTGTTGGAGTTCGAATCGGTGGACGCGGCCAAGGAGTGGTACTACTCCGACGAGTACCAGGCTGCCGTGAAGTTGCGGCAGGCCGCCGCCGACTGCAACGGCGTCATTCTGGCCGGCTTCCCGTCCTGA